The genome window TTTTCATTTTTTTCTCCTATCAAGAAAAGGGTAAATACCCGACCGCAAAAGTCAACATTTCAGACGCTGGAAAAACATGCGTGTCGATGCAATGAATGTCCAAACCCTGGAAATATCAGGAATCTGCCCGCTTAAGGCCGGCAGAGATGCCTGCGGCGCATATGCCCCCTAGCGGTCACCGCGGAATTCACGCACGGCGTTGCACATAGCAATCCAGTTTTCCGGTTTTGTATAAGAAGAAATCTGATTGCCGGTCCCGATGGCGATGCCGCCGCTGCCGGTGGCAATGCGCTCCAGCAGATCCAGCACATAGGTTCGGACTTCTTCCGGCGTATTGAGCGTCATAATGTTCATTTCGACACCGCCGAAGTTGCCGATGCGATCGCCGTATTTTTCGACCCAGACATCAAAGGGATCGATGGCATCCTCGTTTGAGTGTTTGGCATCGATGCCGACGTGATCGATGATGTCATCCATCACTTCATAGATTTTTCCACAGGAGTGCAGGAGGAACGGTTTGCTGTATGAGTGCACCAGATCAACGATTCGTTTGTACTGCGGAAGGATGTACTTGCGGATGTCGGCCGGCTGCAAAAGGGTGGCAGAGCGGAAGCCAAGATCATCGCCAAAACGACAAACGGCGAAGCAGTCGGCATAATTTTCCATCACCCATTGCCAGATTCTGAATTCGAGATCCCCGATCTGTTTCCACAATGCTTCATACACTTCCGGTTCATCGACCTGCAGGAAAGCCAGTTCCTGAAACGGAACAAAGTCCTGCATGGTTTCGAACATGCCGCTCCCGGCGCCGCCGACGGCTTTCATGCCTTCCGGCAGGGCCTCGCGCACTGCATCAAAATATTCGCTGAAATGCTGAATGTATTCCTGCAGTTTTTTATCCCACGGATACGCATGCAGAGCGTCCATGGAGTCGATCAGCACCTCGCCCTGCCCGCACAGCCCTCGCCCGCCCTGAACGATGGCAACAATGACTCCTTCAAACGGGAGCATGTCGTAGCCAAGCTGAACCGCCACTTTGGCAACACGGCGAAAGGCTTCGATTTTGTCGCTGTAACTTCCAGACAGCAGCGGCACAACCGGTTCATTAATGATGCTCTCAACCACGCCGGGGTCGAATCCGTGTTCATACAGCGGCAGGCGCTCCGCTTCCCGGTTATATGCGGCGTCCACAAGGTGTTTGTAATTCGGCTCAAACGGTTTCACTCAAATCTCCTGTTTGTCATTTT of Tichowtungia aerotolerans contains these proteins:
- a CDS encoding uroporphyrinogen decarboxylase family protein; this translates as MKPFEPNYKHLVDAAYNREAERLPLYEHGFDPGVVESIINEPVVPLLSGSYSDKIEAFRRVAKVAVQLGYDMLPFEGVIVAIVQGGRGLCGQGEVLIDSMDALHAYPWDKKLQEYIQHFSEYFDAVREALPEGMKAVGGAGSGMFETMQDFVPFQELAFLQVDEPEVYEALWKQIGDLEFRIWQWVMENYADCFAVCRFGDDLGFRSATLLQPADIRKYILPQYKRIVDLVHSYSKPFLLHSCGKIYEVMDDIIDHVGIDAKHSNEDAIDPFDVWVEKYGDRIGNFGGVEMNIMTLNTPEEVRTYVLDLLERIATGSGGIAIGTGNQISSYTKPENWIAMCNAVREFRGDR